The Desmodus rotundus isolate HL8 chromosome 3, HLdesRot8A.1, whole genome shotgun sequence genome includes a region encoding these proteins:
- the FKBP4 gene encoding peptidyl-prolyl cis-trans isomerase FKBP4 isoform X2 encodes MTAEEMKAAESGVQPVPLGIEGVDVSPKQDEGVLKVIKREGMGTEMPMTGDRVLVHYTGWLLDGTKFDSSLDRKDKFSFDLGKGEVIKAWDIAVATMKVGEVCRITCKPEYAYGLAGSPPKIPSNATLVFEVELCEFKGEDLTEEEDGGIIRRIRTRGEGYARPNEGAVVEVALEGYCKDQLFDQRELHFEIGEGESLDLPSGLEKAIQHMEKGEHSIVYLKPSYAFGSVGKEKFQIPPNADLKYEIHLQSFEKAKESWEMNSEEKLEQSSIVKERGTVYFKEGKYKQALLQYKKIVSWLEYESSFSDEDAQKAQALRLASHLNLAMCHLKLQAFSAAIESCNKALELDSNNEKGLFRRGEAHLAVSDFDLARADFQKVLQLYPSNKAAKAQLAVCHQRIRKQLAREKKLYANMFERLAEEESKAKAAGDHADAEMKDEQKDVAGSQSQVETEA; translated from the exons ATGACCGCCGAGGAGATGAAGGCGGCCGAGAGTGGAGTGCAGCCGGTGCCCCTCGGAATCGAGGGAGTGGACGTCAGCCCCAAGCAGGATGAAGGCGTGCTGAAG gtcATCAAGCGAGAGGGCATGGGCACAGAGATGCCCATGACTGGGGACCGAGTCCTTGTTCACTACACTGGCTGGTTGTTAGATGGCACCAAGTTTGACTCCAGTCTGGACCGCAAAGACAAATTCTCCTTTGATCTGGGAAAAG GGGAGGTCATCAAGGCTTGGGACATTGCTGTAGCAACCATGAAGGTGGGAGAAGTATGCCGCATCACCTGCAAGCCAGAATATGCCTACGGTTTGGCAGGCAGCCCTCCAAAAATCCCTTCCAATGCCACACTCGTGTTTGAG gtagagttgtgtgagttcaaGGGAGAGGACCTAACAGAGGAAGAAGATGGAGGAATCATCAGGAGAATACGGACTCGGGGCGAAGGCTATGCCAGGCCCAATGAGGGTGCTGTGGTGGAGG TCGCACTGGAAGGGTACTGCAAGGACCAGCTTTTTGACCAGCGGGAGCTCCACTTTGAGATCGGCGAGGGGGAGAGTCTGGATCTGCCTAGTGGGCTGGAGAAAGCCATTCAGCACATGGAAAAAGGAGAACATTCCATTGTGTACCTCAAGCCCAG CTATGCTTTTGGCAGTGTTGGGAAGGAAAAGTTCCAAATCCCACCAAACGCTGACCTGAAATATGAAATCCACCTCCAGAGTTTTGAGAAG GCCAAGGAGTCTTGGGAGATGAATTCAGAGGAGAAGCTGGAACAGAGCTCCATAGTGAAAGAGCGAGGCACTGTGTACTTCAAG GAAGGCAAGTACAAGCAGGCTTTACTTCAATATAAGAAGATTGTGTCCTGGTTGGAATACGAGTCAAGTTTCTCTGATGAGGACGCACAGAAGGCACAGGCCCTTCGGCTAGCTTCCCATCTCAACTTGGCCATGTGTCATCTGAAACTACAGGCCTTCTCAGCTGCCATTGAGAGCTGTAACAAG GCCCTGGAGCTGGACAGCAACAATGAGAAGGGCCTTTTCCGCCGGGGAGAGGCCCACCTGGCAGTGAGTGACTTTGACTTGGCACGGGCTGACTTCCAGAAGGTCCTGCAGCTCTACCCCAGCAACAAAGCCGCCAAGGCCCAGCTGGCTGTCTGCCATCAGCGGATCCGCAAGCAGCTTGCACGGGAGAAGAAGCTCTATGCCAATATGTTTGAAAGGCTGGCTGAGGAGGAGAGCAAG GCCAAGGCAGCAGGGGACCATGCTGATGCAGAGATGAAGGATGAGCAGAAGGATGTGGCAGGGAGCCAGTCTCAGGTGGAAACGGAAGCATAG
- the FKBP4 gene encoding peptidyl-prolyl cis-trans isomerase FKBP4 isoform X1: MTAEEMKAAESGVQPVPLGIEGVDVSPKQDEGVLKVIKREGMGTEMPMTGDRVLVHYTGWLLDGTKFDSSLDRKDKFSFDLGKGEVIKAWDIAVATMKVGEVCRITCKPEYAYGLAGSPPKIPSNATLVFEVELCEFKGEDLTEEEDGGIIRRIRTRGEGYARPNEGAVVEVALEGYCKDQLFDQRELHFEIGEGESLDLPSGLEKAIQHMEKGEHSIVYLKPSYAFGSVGKEKFQIPPNADLKYEIHLQSFEKAKESWEMNSEEKLEQSSIVKERGTVYFKEGKYKQALLQYKKIVSWLEYESSFSDEDAQKAQALRLASHLNLAMCHLKLQAFSAAIESCNKALELDSNNEKGLFRRGEAHLAVSDFDLARADFQKVLQLYPSNKAAKAQLAVCHQRIRKQLAREKKLYANMFERLAEEESKRGGKGGRKRNTSVWLPLTCLPLGTWPSTQASALDWESNAGLTL; the protein is encoded by the exons ATGACCGCCGAGGAGATGAAGGCGGCCGAGAGTGGAGTGCAGCCGGTGCCCCTCGGAATCGAGGGAGTGGACGTCAGCCCCAAGCAGGATGAAGGCGTGCTGAAG gtcATCAAGCGAGAGGGCATGGGCACAGAGATGCCCATGACTGGGGACCGAGTCCTTGTTCACTACACTGGCTGGTTGTTAGATGGCACCAAGTTTGACTCCAGTCTGGACCGCAAAGACAAATTCTCCTTTGATCTGGGAAAAG GGGAGGTCATCAAGGCTTGGGACATTGCTGTAGCAACCATGAAGGTGGGAGAAGTATGCCGCATCACCTGCAAGCCAGAATATGCCTACGGTTTGGCAGGCAGCCCTCCAAAAATCCCTTCCAATGCCACACTCGTGTTTGAG gtagagttgtgtgagttcaaGGGAGAGGACCTAACAGAGGAAGAAGATGGAGGAATCATCAGGAGAATACGGACTCGGGGCGAAGGCTATGCCAGGCCCAATGAGGGTGCTGTGGTGGAGG TCGCACTGGAAGGGTACTGCAAGGACCAGCTTTTTGACCAGCGGGAGCTCCACTTTGAGATCGGCGAGGGGGAGAGTCTGGATCTGCCTAGTGGGCTGGAGAAAGCCATTCAGCACATGGAAAAAGGAGAACATTCCATTGTGTACCTCAAGCCCAG CTATGCTTTTGGCAGTGTTGGGAAGGAAAAGTTCCAAATCCCACCAAACGCTGACCTGAAATATGAAATCCACCTCCAGAGTTTTGAGAAG GCCAAGGAGTCTTGGGAGATGAATTCAGAGGAGAAGCTGGAACAGAGCTCCATAGTGAAAGAGCGAGGCACTGTGTACTTCAAG GAAGGCAAGTACAAGCAGGCTTTACTTCAATATAAGAAGATTGTGTCCTGGTTGGAATACGAGTCAAGTTTCTCTGATGAGGACGCACAGAAGGCACAGGCCCTTCGGCTAGCTTCCCATCTCAACTTGGCCATGTGTCATCTGAAACTACAGGCCTTCTCAGCTGCCATTGAGAGCTGTAACAAG GCCCTGGAGCTGGACAGCAACAATGAGAAGGGCCTTTTCCGCCGGGGAGAGGCCCACCTGGCAGTGAGTGACTTTGACTTGGCACGGGCTGACTTCCAGAAGGTCCTGCAGCTCTACCCCAGCAACAAAGCCGCCAAGGCCCAGCTGGCTGTCTGCCATCAGCGGATCCGCAAGCAGCTTGCACGGGAGAAGAAGCTCTATGCCAATATGTTTGAAAGGCTGGCTGAGGAGGAGAGCAAG agaggagggaaaggagggagaaagagaaacaccagtgtgtggttgcctctcacatgcctcccactggggacctggccctcaacacAGGCGtctgccctagactgggaatcgaatgctGGTTTGACCCTTTGA